From Arcobacter sp. CECT 8983, the proteins below share one genomic window:
- a CDS encoding disulfide bond formation protein B has translation MNKVNSSLVLLMFVVASVATLGSLFFSEVMEFVPCSMCWYQRIFMYPLVLIFLVNLLYPDDKLFKYSAPLVFVGLGFAIYHNLLMWGIIPESAVPCKQGVPCSTEYFEYFGFINIPFLSLVAYGLIAILLLSFKKSRA, from the coding sequence ATGAATAAAGTAAATTCAAGTCTTGTTCTTTTAATGTTTGTGGTAGCTTCTGTTGCTACTTTGGGCTCACTGTTTTTTAGTGAAGTTATGGAGTTTGTTCCTTGTAGTATGTGTTGGTATCAAAGAATTTTTATGTACCCTTTAGTTTTAATATTCTTAGTTAATCTTTTATATCCTGATGATAAACTATTTAAGTACTCAGCACCACTTGTTTTTGTAGGTTTAGGTTTTGCTATTTATCATAATTTACTAATGTGGGGAATTATTCCAGAAAGTGCAGTACCTTGTAAACAAGGTGTTCCTTGTTCAACAGAGTATTTTGAATATTTTGGTTTTATTAATATTCCATTTTTATCATTAGTTGCATATGGATTAATTGCAATATTACTATTAAGTTTTAAAAAAAGTAGAGCATAA
- a CDS encoding ModE family transcriptional regulator — protein sequence MKKLDNIQRELLLTNLDEEGKLSCLKAFKVARLIGMKPKDMAQVTKSMNIKITNCELGVFGKISFSELDDNIYDKLSRNFVQDKKIDCEIAWYTARDKGASLRKVGSTINNSDIKVTHCQLGCFYDEEFEEYDDK from the coding sequence ATGAAAAAACTTGACAATATTCAAAGAGAATTACTATTAACAAATCTTGATGAAGAAGGTAAATTATCTTGTCTAAAAGCTTTTAAAGTTGCAAGACTAATAGGTATGAAACCTAAAGATATGGCACAAGTTACAAAGTCAATGAATATAAAAATTACAAACTGCGAATTAGGAGTATTTGGAAAAATATCTTTTTCTGAACTTGATGACAATATATATGACAAACTTTCAAGAAACTTTGTGCAAGATAAAAAAATAGATTGTGAAATAGCTTGGTACACAGCAAGAGATAAAGGCGCAAGTCTAAGAAAAGTAGGCTCAACAATCAATAACTCAGATATAAAAGTTACTCACTGTCAACTTGGATGCTTCTATGATGAAGAGTTTGAAGAGTATGATGACAAATAA
- a CDS encoding ferritin family protein gives MNVYEYAMKVEKEGESYYREMANMSPNAGLKRIFTMLADEEVKHYNIFKSMMKKEKLDIDNLNLITDTKTIFETLSNEKNNVNFDEKQINYYKDAIKREEISHDFYIEKSKDIEDEEERQIFIEIAHEETKHKKVLEEIVLFLEEPDNWVASAEF, from the coding sequence ATGAATGTCTATGAGTATGCAATGAAAGTAGAAAAAGAAGGTGAATCTTATTATAGAGAAATGGCTAACATGTCTCCAAATGCTGGATTAAAAAGAATTTTTACTATGCTTGCAGATGAAGAAGTAAAACATTACAATATCTTTAAAAGTATGATGAAAAAAGAAAAATTAGATATTGATAATTTAAATCTTATTACCGATACTAAAACCATTTTTGAAACCCTTTCAAATGAAAAAAACAATGTAAATTTTGATGAAAAGCAAATAAACTACTACAAAGATGCAATCAAAAGAGAAGAAATATCACATGACTTTTATATTGAAAAATCTAAAGATATTGAAGATGAAGAAGAAAGACAAATCTTTATTGAGATAGCTCACGAAGAGACAAAACACAAAAAAGTATTAGAAGAGATTGTTTTATTTTTAGAAGAACCAGATAACTGGGTAGCTAGCGCTGAATTTTAA
- a CDS encoding phospholipid-binding protein MlaC — MLKKYFLVFLISATLLFAVNKEEIEPYMVKQVNEVLSILKNDQIKKEDKNEKIVSIMDPIFDYTLMARLSLGKEWNTLSSGKKEEFTTLFTKVLKNSYLHKLDLYTNQKIKFLGIEEPKKNRVVLNTVLIGEKENFDINYKFYQKEENEWKIYDINLLGVSIIQTYRQQFAGFLKDKSLDELFKNLNSKK, encoded by the coding sequence ATGTTAAAAAAATATTTTCTAGTATTTCTAATTTCTGCAACATTACTATTCGCAGTAAATAAAGAAGAGATAGAACCATATATGGTTAAACAAGTAAATGAAGTACTTTCTATTTTAAAAAATGATCAGATAAAAAAAGAAGATAAAAATGAAAAGATAGTTTCTATAATGGACCCTATCTTTGATTATACTTTAATGGCTAGATTATCATTGGGAAAAGAATGGAATACTCTTTCAAGTGGAAAAAAAGAAGAGTTTACAACTTTATTTACTAAAGTTTTAAAAAACTCATATTTACATAAACTTGATTTATATACAAATCAAAAAATCAAGTTTCTTGGAATAGAAGAACCAAAGAAAAATAGAGTAGTACTTAATACTGTACTTATTGGAGAAAAAGAGAATTTTGATATCAACTATAAATTTTATCAAAAAGAAGAAAATGAATGGAAGATTTATGATATCAATCTACTTGGAGTAAGTATTATTCAAACTTACAGACAACAATTTGCAGGATTTTTAAAAGATAAATCTTTAGATGAACTATTCAAAAACTTAAATAGTAAAAAATAG
- a CDS encoding VacJ family lipoprotein, with protein MKKLIILFLMVVSISFAQELEKDDLNDEFSEFTTPKESFDPLAGYNRAMTSFNHYIYLNVLEPTADGYAKVVPKVARTGISNFIDNIKFPIRFVNNILQLKFDYALEELGRFAINSTVGIAGLMDPATKMNLKQRDEDFGQTLGFYGAGEGFHLVLPFLGPSNLRDTFGLVADGYISPLTDTGSLDYKIPNRTEKTIGIQTVNIVNNISLNQGRYEAFTKDAIDLYSLLKNAYNQRREKEIKE; from the coding sequence ATGAAAAAGTTAATTATACTTTTTTTAATGGTTGTTAGCATTAGTTTTGCTCAAGAATTAGAAAAAGATGATTTAAACGATGAATTTAGTGAATTCACTACTCCTAAAGAGAGTTTTGATCCACTTGCAGGATATAATCGTGCAATGACATCTTTTAATCATTATATTTATTTAAATGTATTAGAACCCACTGCAGATGGATATGCAAAGGTTGTACCAAAGGTTGCTAGAACTGGTATTTCAAACTTTATTGATAATATTAAATTTCCAATTAGATTTGTAAACAATATTCTTCAATTGAAATTTGACTATGCACTGGAAGAATTAGGTAGATTTGCAATAAATTCTACTGTTGGTATAGCTGGATTAATGGATCCTGCAACAAAAATGAATTTAAAGCAAAGAGATGAAGATTTTGGTCAAACCCTTGGTTTTTATGGTGCAGGTGAAGGATTCCATTTAGTACTACCATTTTTAGGCCCATCAAACCTAAGAGATACTTTTGGTTTAGTTGCCGATGGTTATATATCTCCATTAACAGATACAGGTTCATTAGACTACAAAATACCAAATAGAACAGAAAAAACTATAGGAATTCAAACAGTAAATATTGTAAATAATATCTCTTTAAACCAAGGAAGATATGAAGCATTTACAAAAGATGCAATAGACTTGTATTCATTACTTAAAAATGCATACAATCAAAGAAGAGAAAAAGAAATTAAGGAATAA
- a CDS encoding M23 family metallopeptidase, with amino-acid sequence MKKILLLLFIINQFLFAIEVSSKKVENANTIFLKIVKKNIKNPKLTLDKHNINFFAFPNEKNSYYALIPISYYKKLKKYKIIISYIEDRKKVFKGIPIEVIDGNYKSEVINVDSSKVILSKKNKQRVSKEYEEAMKIYKTTTPKLYIKDKFIYPLETKITSDFGKKRVYNGSLKSYHSGTDYRAKVGTKIKAINNGKVVIAKHRFYAGNSIVIDHGNGIYSGYYHLSKMNYKKGDYIKKGEILGLSGNTGRVTGPHLHFSFRIHGIQVDPLQAISLLNNYL; translated from the coding sequence ATGAAAAAAATACTTTTACTTTTATTTATAATAAATCAATTCCTATTTGCTATTGAAGTTTCTTCAAAAAAAGTAGAAAATGCAAATACTATTTTCCTTAAGATTGTTAAAAAGAATATCAAAAACCCTAAATTAACTCTAGATAAACATAATATCAACTTTTTTGCCTTTCCAAATGAAAAAAATAGTTATTATGCTTTAATTCCAATCTCTTATTACAAAAAACTTAAAAAATATAAAATAATAATTTCCTATATTGAAGATAGAAAAAAGGTTTTTAAAGGTATTCCTATTGAAGTAATTGATGGAAACTATAAAAGTGAAGTTATAAATGTAGATAGTTCGAAAGTTATTTTAAGTAAAAAAAATAAACAACGCGTTTCTAAAGAATATGAAGAAGCAATGAAAATATATAAAACAACAACTCCTAAATTATATATAAAAGATAAGTTTATATATCCACTTGAAACTAAGATTACAAGTGATTTTGGCAAAAAAAGAGTTTATAATGGAAGTTTAAAATCATACCACAGTGGAACAGATTATAGAGCAAAAGTAGGTACAAAAATAAAAGCAATTAATAATGGAAAAGTTGTCATTGCAAAACACAGATTTTATGCTGGAAACTCTATTGTAATTGATCATGGAAATGGTATCTACTCTGGTTACTACCACTTAAGTAAAATGAATTATAAAAAAGGTGATTACATAAAAAAAGGAGAAATCCTTGGATTAAGTGGAAATACAGGAAGAGTTACAGGACCTCATTTACACTTTTCCTTTAGAATACATGGTATTCAAGTAGATCCGTTACAAGCTATAAGTTTACTTAATAACTATTTATAA
- a CDS encoding pyridoxal phosphate-dependent aminotransferase — translation MRYENMNSFIVMDIVRDALKYEDTIHFEIGQPDLNPNPKVKEALKQAVDENRFSYTESLGLKSLRDKIVAHYKKEYDVNIDSSQVLLTPGTSGAFLIAYTLTLKQNGKLGLSDPSYPCYKNFANMLDIEPIFMNIDKSCDYELKVEHLVKEKLDTLQISSPCNPTGNIYGNKNLKELIEYCDKNSISFISDELYHGLVYEKDASTALQFSDNVFVVNGFSKYYCMPGLRLGWIIVPKNLVRQAEIIAQNIFISAPTLSQYAALEAFDYKYLENIKNSFKKRRDYLYKELNEIFSVDAKPDGAFYLWVDVSKYTNDSFSFAKELLENIHIATTPGKDFGANQTNKYLRFAYTRDIEHMKEGIKRLKEYLQSR, via the coding sequence ATGCGATATGAAAATATGAACTCTTTTATTGTAATGGATATAGTTAGAGATGCTTTAAAATATGAAGATACGATACATTTTGAAATAGGGCAACCTGATTTAAATCCAAACCCAAAGGTAAAAGAGGCATTAAAGCAAGCTGTTGATGAAAATAGATTTTCTTATACAGAAAGTTTAGGTCTAAAAAGTTTACGTGATAAAATAGTAGCTCATTATAAAAAAGAGTATGATGTAAATATTGATTCTTCTCAAGTATTACTTACTCCTGGAACATCAGGAGCATTTTTAATAGCTTATACCTTAACCTTAAAACAAAATGGAAAACTAGGTCTTAGTGATCCTTCTTATCCTTGTTATAAAAACTTTGCAAATATGCTTGATATTGAGCCTATTTTTATGAATATTGATAAATCCTGTGATTATGAGTTAAAAGTAGAGCATTTAGTAAAAGAAAAACTAGATACATTACAAATTTCATCTCCTTGTAATCCAACTGGAAATATTTATGGAAATAAAAATTTAAAAGAGTTAATTGAGTATTGCGATAAAAATAGTATCTCTTTTATTTCAGATGAGTTATATCATGGTTTAGTTTATGAAAAAGATGCTTCTACTGCTTTACAGTTTAGTGATAATGTATTTGTAGTTAATGGTTTTTCTAAATACTATTGTATGCCAGGACTTAGACTTGGTTGGATTATTGTTCCTAAAAATCTAGTAAGGCAAGCAGAAATTATAGCTCAAAATATTTTTATTTCTGCTCCTACACTTTCTCAATATGCAGCATTAGAAGCCTTTGATTATAAATATTTAGAAAATATTAAAAACAGTTTTAAAAAAAGACGTGATTATCTGTATAAAGAGTTAAATGAAATTTTTAGCGTAGATGCAAAGCCTGATGGAGCTTTTTATCTTTGGGTTGATGTTTCAAAATATACAAATGATAGTTTCTCTTTTGCAAAAGAACTTTTAGAAAATATTCATATAGCAACAACTCCTGGAAAAGATTTTGGTGCTAATCAAACTAATAAATATTTGAGATTTGCTTATACAAGAGATATAGAGCATATGAAAGAAGGAATTAAAAGATTAAAAGAGTATTTACAAAGTAGATAA
- a CDS encoding HAD family phosphatase yields MTNKKKFILFDNDGVLVETEKWYYEANVKALKELNLTLELNTYLEIMARGGTAWEVAFAEGFSKEVVDRQREKRDEYYQEFLTTKDIEIKGVKPLLKELSQKYKMAIITTSRRVDFDLIHKNRGIVDFMDFTLCVEEYTKAKPAPDPYLAGLKKFNAKKGETLVVEDSQRGLTSAYNAGIDCAIVYNEFTKSHDFSKANYHIKKLDELKELLSTL; encoded by the coding sequence ATGACAAATAAAAAGAAATTTATTCTTTTTGATAATGATGGCGTTTTAGTAGAAACAGAAAAATGGTATTATGAAGCTAACGTTAAAGCACTAAAAGAGTTAAACTTAACACTTGAATTAAATACTTACTTAGAAATCATGGCTAGAGGTGGTACAGCTTGGGAAGTTGCATTTGCTGAAGGATTTTCAAAAGAAGTAGTTGATAGACAAAGAGAAAAAAGAGACGAATATTATCAAGAGTTTCTTACAACTAAAGATATTGAAATCAAAGGGGTAAAACCTTTGTTAAAAGAGTTATCACAAAAATACAAAATGGCTATTATTACTACTTCTAGAAGGGTTGATTTTGATTTAATTCATAAAAATAGAGGTATAGTTGACTTTATGGATTTTACTCTTTGTGTTGAAGAATACACAAAAGCAAAACCAGCCCCTGACCCATATCTTGCAGGACTTAAAAAATTTAATGCAAAAAAAGGAGAAACTTTAGTAGTTGAAGACTCGCAAAGAGGTCTTACTTCAGCATACAATGCAGGCATTGATTGTGCTATAGTTTATAATGAGTTTACAAAAAGTCATGACTTTTCAAAAGCCAATTATCATATTAAAAAACTTGATGAATTAAAAGAACTTTTATCTACTTTGTAA
- a CDS encoding RND family transporter — protein MTKKFFDLTVIKHPFKTVFILLLGVIFLGYYSTKLEIDASSETLLLDNDKDLQFARKVSKLYYNPDFLLVTYSPKKDLLNDETLKELKKLSEELTQIENIASVTSILNVPLLESPVQKLTKLVDNIRTLENSNPDKKLVKEEFLTSELYKNALVSSDFKTTALVLNLKENKEYFEFIDKRKTLLDKKREHSLSQKEEEQLNKIQADFKIFRDKQREENSQTIKDIRANIAKYKDDASLFLGGVNMIADDIITFVKNDLVIYGSTLILLLILILWIIFRQIVWITLPLLICTLSVVSTTGALGFFAWEVTVISSNFIALQLIITISIVLHLIVRYRELSSIYPNSSQYKLVINTILSKLNPSFFAIITTIAGFGSLVLSGIQPVKNLGWMMSTGIAISLIISFIVFPAILILLKKIKSPKESNFKLNIIALSKYLVEFHGKKIILASILVVVFSLTGASKLIVENSFINYFKESTQIYKGMKVIDEKLGGTTPLDVVITFKEKEKEEAKETTDNSSFDSFEDEFAIDKNDEQYWFTRDKLNIILRVHNYLESIDEIGKVQSLATLLKVGKTLNEGKELDSFTLALLYKKLPEKYKKIILSPYINIEHNQARVTTRIIDSNPKLRRDELLKRINNELPAVINSSSVEFRLSNLMVLYNNMLQSLFDSQIKTLGFVVVILFIMFLILFKSFKIASIAILANIVPISIIFGIMGWLTIPLDIMTITIAAISIGIGVDDTIHYIHRFHEEYKKDHNYVEAMKRSHESIGYAMTYTSLVVIVGFSILVLSNLIPTIYFGLLTVIVMATILSSALLLLPKLLILTKPYGNKEPRNSH, from the coding sequence ATGACCAAAAAGTTTTTTGATTTAACTGTTATTAAACATCCATTTAAAACAGTTTTCATATTATTATTAGGAGTAATATTCTTAGGATATTACTCTACTAAATTAGAAATAGATGCTTCTTCTGAAACCTTATTACTTGATAATGATAAAGATTTACAATTTGCTAGAAAAGTTTCTAAACTATATTATAATCCTGATTTTTTACTTGTTACTTATTCTCCAAAAAAAGATTTACTTAATGATGAAACATTAAAAGAGTTAAAAAAACTATCTGAGGAACTAACTCAAATAGAAAATATTGCTTCAGTTACTTCTATTTTAAATGTTCCTTTACTTGAATCTCCTGTTCAAAAGTTAACAAAACTTGTTGATAACATAAGAACTTTAGAAAATAGTAATCCAGATAAAAAACTCGTAAAAGAAGAGTTTTTAACCTCTGAATTATATAAAAACGCCTTAGTTAGTTCTGATTTTAAAACAACTGCTCTTGTTTTAAATCTTAAAGAAAATAAAGAGTATTTTGAATTTATTGATAAAAGAAAAACACTTTTAGATAAGAAAAGAGAACATTCATTATCTCAAAAAGAAGAAGAACAATTAAATAAAATTCAAGCAGATTTTAAAATCTTTAGGGATAAACAAAGAGAAGAAAATAGTCAAACAATAAAAGACATAAGAGCAAATATTGCAAAATATAAAGATGATGCTTCCCTCTTCTTAGGTGGGGTAAATATGATTGCTGATGATATTATCACTTTTGTAAAAAATGATTTAGTTATCTATGGCTCAACTTTAATTTTACTTTTAATACTTATTTTATGGATTATCTTTAGACAAATAGTTTGGATAACTTTACCGTTGTTAATTTGTACTCTTTCAGTAGTTTCTACAACGGGAGCATTAGGTTTCTTTGCTTGGGAAGTGACAGTTATCTCTTCTAACTTTATTGCTTTACAATTAATTATTACTATATCTATTGTTTTACACTTAATTGTAAGATATAGAGAACTTAGTTCTATCTATCCTAACTCTTCACAATATAAGTTAGTTATAAACACTATTCTTTCAAAACTAAATCCATCTTTTTTTGCAATTATAACTACTATTGCAGGTTTTGGTTCATTGGTTTTATCAGGTATTCAACCAGTTAAAAATCTAGGTTGGATGATGAGTACAGGGATTGCTATTTCTTTAATCATCTCATTTATAGTTTTTCCAGCTATCTTGATATTATTAAAGAAAATCAAAAGTCCAAAAGAATCTAACTTCAAGCTAAATATAATTGCATTATCAAAATATCTTGTAGAATTCCATGGTAAAAAAATTATTCTTGCAAGTATTCTAGTTGTAGTTTTTTCACTAACAGGAGCTTCTAAACTTATAGTTGAAAATAGTTTTATTAACTATTTTAAAGAATCAACTCAAATATATAAAGGAATGAAAGTAATCGATGAAAAGCTAGGTGGAACTACTCCTTTAGATGTTGTAATTACTTTCAAGGAAAAAGAAAAAGAGGAAGCTAAAGAAACTACTGATAATTCTAGTTTTGACTCTTTTGAAGATGAGTTTGCCATTGATAAAAATGATGAACAATACTGGTTTACAAGAGATAAACTAAATATAATTTTAAGAGTACACAATTATTTAGAATCTATCGATGAAATAGGAAAAGTTCAATCTTTAGCAACCCTTTTAAAAGTTGGTAAAACTTTAAATGAAGGAAAAGAGTTAGATAGTTTTACTCTTGCCCTACTTTATAAAAAACTTCCTGAAAAATATAAAAAGATAATTTTAAGTCCATATATAAATATTGAACATAATCAAGCAAGGGTTACCACAAGAATTATTGATTCAAATCCAAAATTAAGAAGAGATGAGCTTTTAAAAAGAATAAACAATGAACTTCCAGCTGTGATAAATAGTTCAAGTGTAGAATTTAGATTATCAAACTTAATGGTTTTATATAACAATATGCTGCAATCACTATTTGATTCACAAATTAAAACTCTAGGTTTTGTAGTTGTAATTTTATTTATAATGTTTTTAATTTTATTTAAGTCATTTAAAATAGCAAGTATTGCCATTTTAGCAAATATTGTTCCTATTTCTATTATCTTTGGAATTATGGGATGGCTTACAATTCCTTTAGATATTATGACTATTACTATTGCTGCTATTTCTATTGGTATAGGTGTAGATGATACAATTCACTATATTCACAGATTCCATGAAGAGTATAAAAAAGACCATAACTATGTGGAAGCTATGAAAAGAAGTCACGAAAGTATCGGTTATGCTATGACTTATACTTCTTTAGTAGTAATTGTTGGTTTCTCAATATTAGTTTTATCTAACCTTATTCCTACTATTTATTTTGGATTATTAACAGTTATTGTAATGGCAACTATTTTAAGCTCTGCTTTACTTTTACTTCCAAAATTATTAATTCTTACAAAGCCTTATGGTAACAAAGAACCTAGGAATAGCCACTAA
- a CDS encoding TlpA disulfide reductase family protein, translating to MKKLSLIFISALAVLVFAGCNSNDEAAKVIEDNTSFEELKKQSNKTYKLKTTDGKTITLTVENDVLTSEQLKGKYVLLNFWATWCPPCIKEMPVFNKLYDKYQDKFELIGILFEKDKDLEELALFMEEHNIKFPVVTGDENFRMAKAFDDVNKIPESFLYGTDGRFLKKYIGEVGEKDLESYLSK from the coding sequence ATGAAGAAACTATCTTTAATATTTATATCTGCATTAGCAGTATTAGTTTTTGCAGGCTGTAATTCAAATGATGAAGCAGCAAAAGTTATAGAAGATAATACAAGTTTTGAAGAACTAAAAAAACAAAGTAATAAAACATATAAGTTAAAAACAACAGATGGTAAAACAATTACCTTAACAGTTGAAAATGATGTATTGACATCTGAACAATTAAAAGGAAAATATGTATTACTTAATTTCTGGGCAACATGGTGTCCTCCTTGTATTAAAGAGATGCCTGTATTTAATAAGTTATATGATAAGTATCAAGATAAGTTTGAGCTAATTGGGATTTTATTTGAAAAAGATAAAGATTTAGAAGAGTTAGCTTTATTTATGGAAGAGCATAATATTAAATTTCCCGTTGTTACAGGAGATGAAAACTTTAGAATGGCAAAAGCTTTTGATGATGTAAATAAAATTCCTGAATCTTTTCTTTATGGAACTGATGGAAGATTTTTAAAAAAATATATAGGTGAAGTTGGAGAAAAGGACTTAGAAAGCTATCTTAGTAAATAG
- a CDS encoding YebC/PmpR family DNA-binding transcriptional regulator, with protein sequence MGRAFEYRKAAKMKRWGNMSRVFPKLAKAIEIAAKAGGGDPEMNPALRTAILNAKAQNLPKANIEAAIKRATGKDAKNYTDVNFEGKGPHGVLIFVECATDNNTRTVANVKMHFNKNGGQVVPTGSLEFMFDRRAIFEFDMPDMDLEELELELIDSGLEELEEEDGLCIALADYTDFGNMSTKFEELGIELKKAELKRISNNPQTFTEEQQEEIGKLLEKLEDDDDVQAVFTNME encoded by the coding sequence ATGGGTAGAGCCTTTGAATATCGAAAAGCAGCAAAAATGAAAAGATGGGGAAATATGTCAAGAGTTTTCCCAAAACTAGCAAAAGCAATCGAAATTGCAGCAAAAGCAGGAGGTGGTGATCCTGAAATGAACCCAGCATTAAGAACAGCTATTCTTAATGCAAAAGCGCAAAACTTACCAAAAGCAAATATTGAAGCAGCCATTAAAAGAGCTACAGGAAAAGATGCAAAAAACTATACAGATGTTAACTTCGAAGGTAAGGGACCTCATGGTGTTCTTATTTTTGTAGAGTGTGCAACTGATAATAATACAAGAACTGTTGCAAATGTAAAAATGCATTTTAATAAAAATGGCGGTCAAGTTGTTCCAACTGGTTCTTTAGAATTTATGTTTGATAGACGTGCAATTTTTGAGTTTGATATGCCAGATATGGATTTAGAAGAGTTAGAGTTAGAACTTATTGATTCTGGTCTTGAAGAGCTTGAAGAAGAGGATGGACTTTGTATTGCACTTGCAGATTATACTGATTTTGGTAATATGAGTACAAAATTTGAAGAGCTTGGTATTGAACTTAAAAAAGCTGAGTTAAAAAGAATTTCAAACAATCCTCAAACATTTACAGAAGAACAACAAGAAGAGATTGGAAAACTATTAGAGAAGCTTGAAGATGACGATGATGTTCAAGCAGTATTTACTAATATGGAGTAA
- a CDS encoding TIGR00730 family Rossman fold protein, producing MNIAIYCGSNFGKNEIYRTTALQMVDYLAKQNCSIVYGGSKAGLMGIISNYALKQNISVYGVITHDLATKELENEKLSNLIKVNNMRERKAQMEELSDAFIAFPGGCGTLEEISEILTSIQVGYTQKPCAFFNINGYYDNLLAFLQTAVNEGFMLKEHFDSIIVSDDIKEIYKGFINYEPPKSKWEILKALTNC from the coding sequence ATGAATATTGCAATATATTGTGGCTCAAATTTTGGTAAAAATGAGATATATAGAACTACAGCTTTACAAATGGTTGATTATTTAGCCAAACAAAACTGCTCTATAGTTTATGGAGGAAGTAAAGCTGGTCTTATGGGAATTATTTCAAACTATGCATTAAAACAAAATATTTCTGTATATGGAGTAATAACCCATGACCTTGCAACAAAAGAGTTAGAAAATGAAAAACTTTCAAATCTTATTAAAGTAAATAATATGAGAGAAAGAAAAGCCCAAATGGAAGAACTTTCAGATGCTTTTATAGCCTTTCCTGGAGGATGTGGTACTTTAGAAGAGATTTCTGAAATATTAACTTCTATTCAAGTAGGATATACACAAAAACCTTGTGCTTTTTTTAATATAAATGGATATTATGATAATTTATTAGCATTTTTACAAACAGCTGTAAATGAAGGTTTTATGCTAAAAGAACATTTCGATTCAATTATAGTAAGTGATGATATAAAGGAGATTTATAAAGGGTTTATTAATTATGAACCCCCAAAGAGTAAATGGGAGATTTTAAAAGCATTAACAAACTGTTAA
- a CDS encoding methyltransferase domain-containing protein, with protein MKKNFSKKSLLEIYAYFNNKKNEKIIKIIVLNPDISSNAYAGEKIVIKNEEYVYRSYKSWVDLAQTFYFKMLTPKLIDDNFIELNFIKLEDKTFHASKEVEEKYGSESLFSKINKNEEPEFFHSFLQALKNSKINKRKRVLNLGVNNAEEFELIRDSFSEEFDDIEFVGIDYCSSAIEIAKKKFQNNKNVSFYAHDINILDELNLGKFDMIISIGTLQSSNLDFNAIFMHIVQNYLEKTGALILGFPNCRWLGGEVIYGAKAPNYSFSEQSLLYKDAYFCKKYLQQKKFRVTLTGKYYTMLTATSIRAK; from the coding sequence ATGAAAAAAAACTTTAGTAAAAAATCATTATTAGAAATTTATGCTTATTTTAATAATAAAAAAAATGAAAAAATAATAAAGATTATAGTTTTAAATCCAGATATTAGTTCAAATGCTTATGCAGGAGAAAAAATAGTTATCAAAAATGAAGAGTATGTATATAGGTCTTACAAATCATGGGTAGATTTAGCTCAAACTTTTTATTTTAAGATGTTAACTCCAAAATTAATAGATGATAATTTCATAGAACTAAACTTTATAAAACTTGAAGATAAAACTTTTCATGCAAGCAAAGAAGTTGAAGAAAAATATGGAAGTGAATCTTTATTTTCAAAGATAAATAAAAATGAAGAGCCAGAATTCTTTCATAGTTTTTTACAAGCATTAAAAAACTCTAAAATAAATAAAAGAAAAAGAGTTTTAAATCTTGGTGTTAATAATGCAGAAGAGTTTGAACTTATAAGAGACTCCTTTAGTGAAGAGTTTGATGATATTGAATTTGTAGGCATTGACTATTGTTCTTCAGCAATTGAAATTGCTAAAAAAAAGTTTCAAAATAATAAAAATGTAAGCTTTTATGCCCATGATATAAATATCTTAGATGAGTTAAATTTAGGTAAATTTGATATGATAATTTCAATTGGTACTTTGCAAAGTTCTAATTTAGATTTTAATGCTATTTTTATGCACATTGTTCAAAACTATTTAGAAAAAACTGGTGCATTAATTTTAGGCTTTCCTAATTGTAGATGGTTGGGTGGAGAGGTTATTTATGGAGCGAAGGCTCCAAACTATAGTTTTAGTGAGCAGTCTTTACTTTATAAAGATGCTTATTTTTGTAAAAAATATTTACAACAAAAGAAATTTAGAGTAACTCTTACAGGTAAGTATTATACGATGTTAACAGCTACTTCAATTAGAGCAAAATAA